From one Butyricimonas faecihominis genomic stretch:
- a CDS encoding thioredoxin family protein, which produces MKKLFVLIVLMAGIVWGAEAQSKGITFEQTKEWKKVLKKAKKEKKLIFIDCYTSWCGPCKMLSSQVFTREDVGNQFNADFVNVKYDMEKDADGVMLKDKFEVKAFPTLVFVDPNTQQVVHKMVGAGSAEWLMEGGKIAKDPQNNLRGLTKRYEAGERNTDLLSRYLTALSSAYMQEKQGAVAAEYLNALSDDEIVTKDNWELIKKNVSDPLSKPIRQVIANIGRFYEVAGKEVVDYKLENSIKGAVAEITYWRPGNGEFDEARNGELIKLLQSLDYAFIPGALASLYTAEYVRKGDYKGMLNSMREAFKYNVFRNGEEQMYFQNNIEALAGCDDKTLVQEGIDWIDARCTQTKDYFAKANLMNSKARLLTKNGDTLGADKAKMEEEKYNAEGEKRSGGKAVRAIRMN; this is translated from the coding sequence ATGAAGAAATTATTTGTATTAATCGTTTTGATGGCCGGGATTGTTTGGGGCGCAGAGGCTCAAAGCAAGGGGATTACTTTCGAACAGACGAAAGAATGGAAGAAAGTTTTGAAAAAGGCTAAGAAAGAGAAAAAGTTGATATTTATCGATTGTTACACTTCTTGGTGCGGGCCTTGTAAGATGTTGTCATCACAGGTATTTACCCGTGAGGACGTGGGGAATCAGTTTAATGCGGATTTCGTGAACGTGAAGTATGATATGGAAAAGGATGCGGATGGTGTGATGTTGAAAGATAAATTTGAAGTGAAGGCCTTCCCAACTTTGGTTTTCGTGGACCCGAACACGCAGCAGGTGGTTCATAAGATGGTTGGGGCCGGTTCCGCCGAATGGTTAATGGAAGGTGGGAAGATTGCGAAAGATCCACAAAATAATTTGAGAGGCTTGACGAAGCGATACGAGGCTGGGGAGCGGAATACGGATTTATTAAGTCGTTATTTGACGGCGTTATCCTCTGCTTACATGCAGGAAAAACAAGGGGCTGTTGCCGCTGAATATTTGAATGCCTTGTCGGATGATGAGATTGTGACCAAGGATAATTGGGAGTTGATCAAAAAGAACGTGAGCGATCCATTATCAAAGCCTATACGTCAAGTGATTGCGAATATTGGACGTTTCTATGAAGTGGCCGGTAAAGAGGTGGTTGACTATAAATTGGAAAATTCGATCAAGGGAGCCGTGGCTGAAATTACGTATTGGCGTCCGGGAAACGGGGAGTTTGACGAGGCTAGAAATGGCGAGTTGATTAAATTACTTCAGTCTTTGGATTATGCTTTTATCCCGGGAGCTTTGGCTAGTTTATACACCGCCGAGTATGTTCGGAAAGGTGATTATAAAGGAATGTTGAATAGTATGCGTGAGGCATTCAAGTACAACGTGTTCAGGAATGGTGAAGAGCAAATGTATTTCCAAAATAATATCGAGGCGTTAGCCGGTTGTGACGACAAGACTCTCGTGCAGGAGGGAATCGATTGGATCGATGCCAGATGTACCCAGACAAAAGATTATTTTGCCAAAGCTAATTTGATGAATTCTAAAGCTCGCTTGTTGACCAAAAATGGGGATACGCTTGGAGCGGATAAGGCGAAAATGGAAGAAGAGAAATATAATGCAGAGGGAGAGAAAAGAAGTGGGGGAAAAGCAGTTAGAGCTATTCGAATGAATTAA
- a CDS encoding SRPBCC family protein, with product MRILLCFVLMCCMSGLASAQMTAAKKIPPAIEKKIVLKASAQKVWDYISEPANYKKFSGVKEFTCEEKALNAKIELTGKDGKKRSQYISVIDYDVFKICYFVVRSDYTGDKQWVYAFEVHPKGDKKCEVVLSVYNGFDELSPEFKKGMTEEFDTIIASLQKKFK from the coding sequence ATGAGAATATTACTTTGTTTTGTATTGATGTGTTGCATGTCCGGATTGGCTTCGGCACAAATGACGGCAGCGAAGAAAATACCGCCTGCTATCGAGAAAAAGATTGTGTTGAAAGCATCTGCTCAAAAAGTGTGGGATTACATCTCGGAGCCGGCAAATTACAAGAAGTTTTCAGGTGTGAAGGAATTTACTTGCGAGGAGAAAGCTTTGAATGCTAAAATCGAGTTGACCGGGAAAGATGGTAAAAAAAGGAGTCAATATATCAGCGTGATTGATTATGATGTCTTCAAGATTTGTTATTTTGTCGTCCGATCGGATTACACGGGCGATAAACAGTGGGTTTATGCTTTTGAAGTTCATCCCAAAGGAGACAAAAAATGTGAGGTCGTGTTGTCTGTTTACAATGGGTTTGACGAACTTTCGCCAGAATTCAAGAAAGGAATGACCGAGGAGTTCGACACGATTATTGCCAGCTTGCAGAAGAAATTTAAATAG
- a CDS encoding TlpA disulfide reductase family protein, whose translation MRKILRLLLFACMMVSTSSVFAQKTITIKGKVKFPYNRFNMEIVERQGFDKTIIDSCKVKDDGTYEFKMKVDKPGVYTLDCQKWQSVQFWAEDEDLEINFRGEDTAKIKIKNPPYVYIKGGPNNEVMNLMNWDGYRGYQLMIGISQGVYRIPGIDDQAKQEVSGKFYDMLGNESRARMRFLAEHYADRNSVLAVLPSLRGEENEELVQQVLSRLESKNPNYAPLLKYKAEMAEAKAQKERLAEGKVAPEFSFPTPDGKKKLGPQDFKGKILVLDFWASWCGPCRAEIPHLKEAYKEYSNKGVAFFSVSIDKDDAAWRKAMKEENMPWTQAQAPKAGKDVMKQYQFSGIPYILVLDKEGKIVAKNLRGKALTDKLEELLSGKKKSVAMPAMGM comes from the coding sequence ATGAGAAAGATTTTAAGATTATTGTTATTCGCTTGTATGATGGTTAGTACAAGTAGTGTTTTCGCTCAAAAGACGATTACGATCAAGGGAAAAGTGAAGTTCCCTTATAATCGGTTCAATATGGAAATTGTTGAACGGCAAGGATTCGACAAGACGATTATCGATTCATGCAAGGTGAAAGATGACGGGACATACGAATTCAAAATGAAGGTGGATAAACCGGGTGTTTACACGTTGGACTGTCAAAAGTGGCAATCTGTACAATTCTGGGCAGAGGACGAGGATTTGGAAATTAATTTCAGGGGAGAGGACACGGCTAAGATAAAAATAAAGAACCCGCCTTACGTGTATATTAAAGGTGGACCGAACAATGAGGTCATGAATTTAATGAACTGGGATGGATACCGAGGATACCAGTTAATGATTGGTATCTCTCAAGGAGTATATCGTATTCCGGGGATTGATGATCAGGCAAAGCAGGAAGTTTCCGGTAAGTTTTACGATATGTTGGGCAATGAATCGAGAGCGAGAATGAGATTTTTGGCAGAGCATTATGCTGACCGGAATAGCGTGTTAGCTGTGTTGCCGTCTTTGAGGGGTGAGGAAAACGAGGAGTTGGTGCAACAAGTATTGTCTCGTTTGGAAAGTAAGAATCCGAATTATGCCCCTTTGTTGAAATATAAGGCAGAAATGGCTGAGGCGAAAGCTCAAAAAGAGCGTTTGGCTGAGGGGAAAGTTGCCCCGGAATTTTCATTCCCTACTCCTGATGGAAAGAAAAAATTAGGACCGCAGGATTTTAAAGGAAAGATTCTCGTACTTGATTTCTGGGCTTCTTGGTGTGGACCTTGCCGGGCTGAAATTCCTCACTTGAAAGAGGCTTATAAAGAGTATAGCAACAAGGGTGTGGCATTCTTTAGTGTTTCGATTGATAAAGATGATGCTGCTTGGAGAAAAGCCATGAAGGAAGAGAATATGCCTTGGACTCAAGCGCAGGCTCCGAAGGCTGGAAAAGACGTGATGAAACAATACCAGTTCTCGGGAATCCCTTATATTTTGGTTTTGGACAAGGAGGGGAAAATCGTGGCAAAGAATTTGCGGGGAAAGGCATTGACGGATAAGCTAGAGGAATTACTTAGTGGTAAAAAGAAGAGCGTGGCGATGCCCGCTATGGGAATGTAG
- a CDS encoding thioredoxin family protein, whose translation MKKLNLISGVIVCLLMGFVSPVNAQKYKSVFRDLTWEQAADLAQKEGKIILVDAMMQARTLEDQKSREAAERKLFSSSGIRDFCDQNIIAIHIDMGSEAGKAFAPKLVMNMYPTYGFFMPNGDILGVISPFILAKKPEAFLETGQKAVKAAEVKRSNKRSIIFEEIGYKEALVKAKKENKLIFIDAYTAYCQPCVMMVKNVFSLDKVADFYNEHFINLKLDFGKEKELAEKYGTRGYPAFVFVNGDGKLVHLAGGYTEAEPFIAYGQEALKKAKGIEFFEGNWNQALEKARQENKLIFMDCYTSWCGPCKQMAQTTFVDPEVAVFFNEKFINVKVDMEKGEGKELKDRYHVKAYPTLNFINTEGAMVHCVVGGMNVKELLEQGNVALNGKGVAFMQHEYACGNREPEFIETYLNVLDMANLGEEAQQVSLNYFATLDRGKLNEEAYWNIFVKFVNDVSSDLFQYVYANQSEFISRYGEQPVKRKLSAVWSIGANKFVHEKNGEMVLDKKGFDRYVKWMKKSKVEGWESIATSARMLNAEKLKDWKTYIDLGEVQLKKGKVSDLILYNWGLRLTQNCKDKTLRLRAARWFDEAAATSAKRETEGKGNMMSFRTYFEKLAEELKQ comes from the coding sequence ATGAAAAAATTGAATTTAATAAGTGGTGTTATCGTTTGTCTGTTAATGGGTTTTGTATCGCCTGTAAACGCTCAAAAATATAAGTCTGTTTTTCGGGATCTGACTTGGGAACAAGCTGCTGATTTGGCGCAAAAAGAAGGTAAAATTATTTTGGTTGATGCAATGATGCAGGCTCGTACTCTGGAAGATCAAAAAAGTAGAGAGGCCGCTGAACGTAAATTATTTTCTTCTTCAGGGATTCGGGATTTTTGTGATCAAAATATTATCGCTATTCATATTGATATGGGGTCAGAAGCTGGTAAAGCATTTGCTCCTAAATTAGTGATGAATATGTACCCGACATATGGTTTTTTTATGCCTAATGGGGATATTCTTGGAGTTATTAGTCCTTTTATTTTGGCTAAGAAGCCGGAAGCTTTCTTGGAAACCGGTCAAAAAGCGGTAAAGGCGGCAGAAGTGAAGAGAAGTAATAAACGTTCTATTATTTTTGAAGAGATTGGGTATAAAGAAGCGTTGGTAAAAGCGAAGAAGGAGAATAAGTTGATTTTTATTGATGCTTATACAGCCTATTGTCAACCATGTGTAATGATGGTGAAAAATGTTTTTTCTTTGGATAAGGTGGCTGATTTTTATAACGAACATTTTATCAATTTGAAATTAGATTTTGGGAAAGAAAAGGAGTTAGCAGAAAAGTATGGGACTAGGGGATATCCTGCTTTTGTTTTCGTGAATGGTGATGGGAAATTGGTACATTTGGCAGGAGGTTATACAGAGGCAGAACCTTTTATTGCTTATGGGCAGGAGGCTTTAAAAAAGGCAAAAGGGATTGAATTTTTCGAGGGAAACTGGAATCAGGCATTGGAAAAAGCCCGTCAGGAAAATAAATTGATTTTCATGGATTGCTATACGTCTTGGTGTGGCCCTTGTAAACAGATGGCTCAGACAACATTTGTCGATCCTGAAGTGGCAGTTTTTTTTAACGAGAAATTTATTAACGTGAAAGTCGACATGGAGAAAGGGGAAGGAAAAGAGCTGAAAGACCGATATCACGTGAAGGCCTACCCGACATTAAATTTTATCAATACAGAAGGAGCAATGGTGCATTGTGTGGTTGGTGGAATGAACGTGAAAGAGTTGTTGGAACAAGGAAATGTTGCTTTGAATGGTAAGGGGGTAGCGTTTATGCAACATGAATATGCATGCGGGAATAGGGAGCCGGAGTTTATTGAAACTTATTTAAATGTGCTTGATATGGCAAATCTGGGCGAGGAAGCTCAACAGGTGAGCCTAAATTATTTTGCCACGTTGGATCGAGGAAAATTGAATGAAGAGGCTTATTGGAATATATTTGTCAAGTTCGTCAATGATGTAAGTAGTGATCTGTTTCAATATGTTTATGCTAATCAGTCAGAGTTTATCTCTCGTTACGGGGAACAACCGGTAAAACGTAAATTATCTGCGGTATGGTCCATCGGTGCCAATAAGTTTGTCCATGAGAAAAACGGAGAAATGGTTCTGGATAAGAAAGGTTTTGATCGTTATGTGAAATGGATGAAAAAATCGAAAGTAGAGGGATGGGAAAGTATTGCTACAAGCGCCCGTATGTTAAATGCAGAAAAATTAAAGGATTGGAAAACATATATTGATTTGGGGGAAGTACAGCTAAAGAAAGGTAAAGTTTCCGATTTGATTTTATATAACTGGGGATTGCGATTGACTCAAAATTGTAAAGATAAAACATTACGGTTACGGGCTGCTCGGTGGTTTGACGAGGCTGCGGCTACATCTGCTAAAAGAGAGACCGAAGGGAAAGGGAATATGATGTCTTTTCGTACCTATTTTGAAAAACTGGCAGAAGAGCTTAAACAATAG
- a CDS encoding PKD-like family lipoprotein: protein MNTYRYILFSLLLSLGLFSSCFDDKGNYDYKEIGEAVIKAIPGVTDNGDKLVCLENDVIRLTPEVEFKAGTSASDYEFIWFRYPKNPAGQSGHYEQADTLAMTQNLEYKVINTPREYWLVYKVRNKVTGALTEQKFEFIISAISGWMVLDENASGKADIQVIRDKDIVDGGDGRIVKDYFSFNNEGKKMENARFMAICPFSSRANLYVYSDAGAYILDMSTYKEKADSYTDLFSSTVTLDQINPQAEHYDIYGGNVEVLVNNYKIYTVAYRMMGQTQFVAASGVYDYTAAPAIAPIRINGSANSAALFDTKNNRFITVGTWGSITAPVSTGGAFNTGAIDPALKFVCMGEGKDGETCMVMRKEDSGEPYLFRASFVETDPVALTSDNLNGLKDMGVSKYYAFGTRGNFMFYATDSKVYTWRYGSESASEFMTVGEGEKIVQIKMYTNVSDATFNGKILFVATQKGNEGKVYKVVFNEMSGVAESSPVEYTGFNIIKDMYYR from the coding sequence ATGAATACATATAGATACATTTTGTTTTCTTTATTGTTGTCGTTAGGATTGTTTTCATCCTGTTTTGACGATAAGGGAAATTACGATTATAAAGAAATCGGGGAGGCTGTGATTAAGGCTATTCCCGGCGTAACTGATAATGGAGATAAACTGGTTTGTCTAGAGAATGATGTTATTCGCCTAACTCCTGAGGTAGAATTCAAGGCGGGAACTTCGGCTTCTGATTATGAATTTATTTGGTTCCGCTATCCCAAAAATCCTGCCGGACAATCGGGACATTACGAACAGGCCGATACATTGGCAATGACTCAGAATCTGGAATATAAGGTTATAAATACGCCCCGGGAATACTGGTTGGTTTATAAAGTGAGGAACAAAGTAACCGGAGCGTTGACAGAACAAAAGTTCGAGTTTATAATTTCAGCCATTAGTGGTTGGATGGTTCTGGATGAAAATGCTAGTGGAAAGGCCGATATTCAGGTGATTCGGGATAAAGATATTGTTGATGGAGGTGATGGTCGGATCGTAAAAGATTACTTTTCATTTAATAATGAAGGAAAAAAGATGGAGAATGCACGTTTTATGGCAATCTGTCCTTTTAGTTCCCGTGCTAATTTGTATGTTTATTCTGATGCCGGAGCTTATATCTTGGATATGTCGACGTATAAAGAAAAAGCGGATAGTTATACTGATTTGTTTAGCTCTACCGTTACTTTAGACCAGATTAATCCCCAAGCGGAGCATTATGATATATATGGTGGAAATGTTGAGGTCCTTGTGAATAATTATAAGATATATACCGTGGCTTACCGTATGATGGGGCAAACTCAATTCGTGGCAGCTTCCGGTGTGTATGATTATACTGCAGCCCCGGCAATAGCCCCGATACGCATAAATGGAAGTGCAAATAGTGCTGCCTTGTTTGACACGAAAAATAATCGTTTTATCACGGTTGGAACTTGGGGCTCGATAACGGCTCCCGTGTCTACTGGAGGGGCTTTTAATACGGGAGCGATCGACCCGGCATTGAAGTTTGTATGTATGGGAGAAGGGAAAGACGGGGAAACTTGTATGGTAATGAGAAAAGAGGATTCGGGAGAACCTTATTTGTTCCGTGCTAGTTTCGTGGAGACGGATCCTGTGGCTTTGACCAGTGATAATTTGAATGGATTGAAGGATATGGGGGTATCGAAATATTATGCTTTTGGAACACGGGGAAATTTCATGTTCTATGCGACAGATTCAAAAGTGTATACTTGGCGCTATGGAAGTGAAAGTGCCTCGGAATTTATGACTGTAGGTGAAGGAGAGAAGATTGTTCAGATTAAAATGTATACGAACGTTTCGGATGCGACCTTTAACGGGAAAATTTTATTTGTAGCAACTCAAAAGGGGAATGAAGGTAAGGTTTATAAAGTTGTATTCAATGAAATGTCCGGTGTTGCGGAGAGTTCACCTGTGGAATATACAGGTTTCAATATCATAAAAGATATGTATTATAGATAA
- a CDS encoding DUF4843 domain-containing protein, with protein sequence MKRILITSILGFLFSGLFMSCQEDEIKFYTGPVAINMTVDGDGTFVSNETNEEKTFKIEFAVQGEVSDRDRVLKLAFGKGHTAVAGTNFDMPMEVIIEAGRLDTIIECKAYREGLTMEPLMFDLVVDPSGDFVGGVNDELLVKLMLGYPTKWIDPSGWAAEYWLGKCTQAKYAFVFEQLGTLDLGPYQGSFGSGYMDLMNKFNKILETDPRLDDDGKVMKFGPGY encoded by the coding sequence ATGAAAAGGATATTAATTACGAGTATATTGGGTTTTCTTTTTTCGGGATTATTCATGTCCTGTCAAGAAGATGAAATTAAATTTTACACGGGGCCTGTTGCTATTAATATGACTGTGGATGGGGATGGGACTTTTGTAAGTAACGAGACGAACGAAGAGAAAACATTCAAAATAGAGTTCGCCGTGCAAGGAGAGGTCTCCGATCGGGATCGTGTGTTAAAGCTTGCTTTCGGAAAAGGACATACGGCGGTGGCCGGGACTAATTTCGATATGCCGATGGAGGTGATTATTGAAGCGGGGAGATTGGATACGATCATTGAATGTAAAGCCTATCGTGAGGGGTTGACGATGGAACCGCTGATGTTTGATTTGGTGGTGGATCCGAGTGGGGATTTTGTTGGAGGGGTGAATGATGAGTTGTTGGTAAAGTTAATGCTCGGTTATCCCACGAAATGGATTGATCCTTCCGGTTGGGCCGCTGAATATTGGCTAGGGAAATGTACTCAAGCAAAATATGCATTCGTTTTTGAACAACTGGGTACATTGGATCTAGGGCCTTACCAAGGTAGTTTTGGTTCTGGTTATATGGATTTAATGAATAAGTTTAACAAGATTCTGGAAACAGATCCTCGGCTTGATGATGATGGGAAAGTGATGAAATTTGGTCCGGGTTATTGA
- a CDS encoding RagB/SusD family nutrient uptake outer membrane protein, which produces MMKKNIYRLRVVCAVMLALFCTTSCNDWLEVKPKTEEEADKLFSTLDGFKSALAGVYIGMSQTELYGREMTFGMVGVLGQEWGSGSDLGNQYSAYSYLLNYNYEQVVSKALIDAVWNKMYEGIANVNTLIQYSDLKREVLGDYYGVVRGEALALRAYMHFDLLRLFAPYDFSAEAKVAIPYVLEAKPAIAPQLTPTKFVEYALKDVEAALELLKSDPILTGEDVSGVDNGYLANRNFHLNYYAVLGLKARICLYAKDVTAAYGAANEVILAQQQKGLFPWVKTADITTTEANLRDRTFSSEHLFAFNTTKLEEYIKGYFREASLPLMERLMPGELYEADDYRTALYETYSGFANVLTKFWQMDKAYVQGQGYVTPKRNRMPAIRIAEMYYIAAEALKESNIGEALEMLNTLRVHRGLMKLENLDKDQLQEELGREYYREFIGEGQVFFYHKRMNTSIIATANAVYVLPMPDDEIDLGQREQ; this is translated from the coding sequence ATGATGAAGAAAAATATATATCGTTTACGAGTCGTGTGTGCGGTGATGCTTGCGTTATTTTGCACGACTTCATGTAATGACTGGTTGGAGGTGAAGCCCAAGACGGAAGAGGAGGCTGATAAACTATTCTCAACACTGGATGGTTTTAAATCTGCTTTAGCCGGAGTCTACATTGGTATGTCCCAGACAGAATTGTACGGGCGTGAAATGACATTTGGAATGGTTGGTGTTTTAGGACAAGAATGGGGCAGTGGGTCAGACTTGGGTAACCAATATAGTGCTTATAGTTATTTGTTAAATTATAATTACGAGCAGGTTGTGTCTAAAGCTCTGATTGATGCTGTTTGGAATAAAATGTACGAGGGTATTGCTAATGTTAATACTTTGATTCAATATTCCGATTTGAAACGGGAAGTATTGGGTGATTATTATGGAGTAGTGCGTGGAGAGGCTTTGGCTTTGAGAGCATATATGCATTTTGATTTATTGCGTTTATTTGCTCCGTATGATTTTAGCGCAGAAGCTAAGGTGGCCATCCCTTACGTGTTGGAGGCGAAACCGGCGATCGCACCTCAATTGACTCCAACCAAGTTTGTGGAATATGCCTTGAAAGACGTGGAAGCTGCTTTGGAATTGTTGAAATCGGATCCTATTCTTACCGGAGAGGATGTGTCTGGTGTGGATAATGGGTATTTAGCTAATCGGAATTTCCATTTGAATTATTATGCCGTGTTGGGATTAAAAGCTCGTATTTGTTTGTACGCTAAGGATGTAACGGCGGCTTATGGTGCAGCTAATGAGGTTATTTTAGCTCAACAGCAGAAAGGATTATTTCCTTGGGTAAAAACGGCAGATATTACGACGACAGAAGCAAACTTACGGGATAGAACGTTCTCTTCCGAGCATCTTTTTGCTTTTAATACGACGAAGTTAGAAGAGTATATAAAAGGATATTTTAGGGAAGCATCGCTTCCTCTTATGGAGCGCTTGATGCCGGGAGAACTTTACGAGGCGGATGATTATCGTACGGCTCTTTACGAGACTTATAGCGGGTTCGCTAACGTGTTGACGAAATTCTGGCAAATGGATAAGGCCTACGTTCAAGGACAAGGTTACGTGACCCCGAAACGGAATCGAATGCCAGCTATCCGGATTGCCGAGATGTATTACATTGCCGCAGAGGCATTGAAGGAGTCTAATATCGGAGAGGCATTGGAAATGTTGAATACTCTTCGTGTTCATCGCGGATTGATGAAATTGGAAAATCTGGATAAAGATCAATTACAGGAAGAATTGGGGCGAGAGTATTATCGTGAATTTATAGGTGAAGGTCAAGTATTTTTCTACCATAAGCGTATGAACACAAGTATAATTGCCACCGCAAATGCTGTTTATGTACTTCCGATGCCAGATGATGAGATTGATTTAGGTCAGCGTGAACAATAA